In Leptolyngbya sp. SIO1E4, one DNA window encodes the following:
- a CDS encoding zinc-binding dehydrogenase — protein sequence MVITQHGDLDVLAYQDYPDPVPGAQDLLVRVHATSLNPVDCKVRRASRVPRQFPLILGYDVSGTVVAVGDRVSGFKVGDEVYASPSLMRNGANAEYVTVDSRSAALKPATLDHASAAVLPLVSLTAWEALDLRANLQPGQTVLIHAGAGGVGHIAIQLAKLRGCFVITTAGREESIQFCRDHLHADVVIDYRHEDFAAKVMDITSGKGCPTILDTVGDDVFLKSLDCVAINGQIVTILPTATNLISEKLFLKNVTLHYEFMGVPTVYNLNPERQGTILSALGNLVDAGLIAPRISRRMQLFESLAEGHRLQETGHTLGKISVMVR from the coding sequence ATGGTGATTACCCAGCATGGTGATCTAGATGTATTGGCCTATCAGGACTACCCCGATCCGGTTCCTGGGGCACAAGATTTGTTGGTACGCGTGCACGCAACCTCGCTCAATCCGGTGGATTGCAAGGTGCGACGGGCGAGTCGAGTGCCGCGCCAGTTTCCCTTAATTTTGGGCTATGACGTCAGCGGTACGGTTGTGGCCGTAGGCGATCGCGTCTCTGGCTTCAAAGTGGGCGATGAAGTGTATGCCTCTCCGAGCCTGATGCGAAATGGGGCCAATGCTGAATATGTGACCGTTGATAGCCGGAGTGCCGCCCTCAAACCAGCGACCCTAGACCACGCGAGCGCTGCGGTGCTGCCGTTGGTTTCACTCACTGCCTGGGAGGCCCTCGATCTGCGGGCCAATCTTCAACCTGGGCAGACTGTGTTGATTCATGCAGGTGCAGGTGGGGTGGGGCATATTGCCATTCAGCTGGCGAAATTGCGGGGGTGTTTTGTGATCACTACCGCTGGCCGAGAAGAATCCATTCAGTTTTGCCGAGATCATCTCCACGCCGATGTGGTGATTGACTATCGTCATGAAGATTTTGCCGCCAAAGTGATGGACATTACCTCTGGTAAGGGATGCCCCACGATTTTAGATACGGTCGGTGATGATGTGTTTCTTAAGTCGCTTGACTGTGTGGCGATTAACGGTCAAATCGTCACAATTTTGCCGACGGCAACGAACCTCATTAGCGAAAAGCTCTTTCTTAAGAATGTGACGCTGCACTATGAATTTATGGGAGTGCCTACGGTTTATAATCTCAACCCTGAGCGTCAGGGCACGATTTTGTCGGCCTTGGGTAATTTAGTCGATGCAGGGCTGATTGCCCCGCGCATCAGCCGCAGGATGCAGCTCTTTGAGAGCTTAGCAGAAGGGCATCGACTGCAAGAAACCGGTCATACCCTTGGCAAAATCTCAGTCATGGTGCGCTAG
- a CDS encoding sensor histidine kinase — protein sequence MVTLRVLFPILYEPIPYEVSSGDYLNFAVFGILAILSCWFPLRRPMWQRQVYIFLEIGCLIPSRMFSDWGLDPFLYLFLVKSCFLLRRRDVIITAILAGVAWNFSYAWRLMHHLSMPVEQIQERIQADLQAVREVPQLMVIDAIFNNIVIYVPFSLLIILLCLTLISERKSRQQASALAEEVEVLAADLERTRIARDIHDSLGHTLTTLDVQLELAQTLHSANPDRALQALNRAKGLASQSLQEVRRAVSAMRQGKFNLSAELEILVEQMNQAQTFRIEAQIDLPQLPQQVSQQLYLIVKEGLTNIQKHSQASAVNFWAHMTSEGISLGLADDGIGFEDQLSSTGFGLRGMKERVQMLKGQMKIHSTHGKGTLIQVTIPR from the coding sequence ATGGTAACGCTGCGAGTGCTGTTTCCGATTCTCTATGAGCCCATTCCCTATGAAGTCAGCAGTGGGGATTATCTGAACTTTGCCGTGTTCGGCATCTTAGCGATTCTGAGCTGCTGGTTTCCGCTGCGTCGTCCGATGTGGCAAAGGCAAGTCTATATTTTTTTAGAAATCGGCTGTCTGATACCAAGCCGCATGTTTAGTGATTGGGGGTTAGACCCATTCTTATACTTATTTTTAGTCAAAAGCTGCTTCTTATTGCGTCGTCGCGACGTCATCATCACAGCAATTTTGGCCGGGGTTGCCTGGAATTTCAGCTATGCCTGGCGATTGATGCATCACCTATCAATGCCGGTTGAGCAAATTCAGGAACGGATACAAGCAGATCTTCAAGCAGTGCGAGAAGTGCCCCAACTGATGGTCATTGATGCCATTTTCAATAACATCGTGATCTATGTTCCCTTTAGCTTGCTCATTATTTTGCTGTGTTTAACGCTGATTTCTGAGCGTAAGAGCCGTCAGCAAGCCTCAGCCCTGGCAGAGGAAGTTGAAGTCTTAGCGGCAGATTTAGAGCGCACCCGCATTGCCCGCGACATCCATGATTCTTTGGGCCATACCCTGACAACCCTAGACGTGCAGCTAGAGCTGGCACAAACCCTACATTCTGCTAACCCCGATCGCGCGCTGCAGGCATTAAATCGAGCCAAGGGGCTCGCGAGTCAGTCGCTGCAGGAGGTGAGACGCGCAGTTTCAGCCATGCGCCAAGGCAAATTTAACCTCAGTGCCGAACTCGAAATCCTGGTAGAGCAGATGAATCAGGCTCAAACTTTCAGGATTGAGGCCCAGATCGATTTGCCTCAGCTACCGCAACAGGTCAGCCAGCAGCTTTATTTAATTGTGAAAGAAGGACTCACCAATATTCAAAAACACAGTCAGGCGTCAGCCGTTAACTTTTGGGCCCACATGACCTCAGAAGGTATCAGCCTGGGCCTTGCCGATGATGGCATTGGGTTCGAAGATCAGCTCTCTAGCACAGGCTTTGGCCTACGGGGCATGAAGGAACGGGTACAGATGTTAAAAGGCCAGATGAAAATTCATAGCACCCACGGCAAAGGGACGTTAATTCAGGTGACCATTCCGCGCTAA
- a CDS encoding alpha/beta fold hydrolase: MHWIGIEGGDIPLPLKADAMAVEDRSHHAVLPPLIDRAQFFADPDIEGAQLSPDGQFLAFQRPLDGVMNVWVKGINDPIDAARPVTTSADRPIWIYFWSADGRYILYAQDNGGNENFHLYAVEPGALDEAPARNLTPIDGVTVQIYAIPKQTPHEIIVGLNDRDPRFHDVYRLNLTTGERTLILKNDENVGGWLTDLEGTVRLASRVTQARGNEILAVEDGEFTPVYTCRIEEICAPLRFHPDGQQVYVQTNRDADRVQLELLNLDTQQSQLVETDPESQVDFGGAVFSEVTDELLATYYMGDRRRTYPKNEALATDLAFLRQQFPGFEISLDALTQDDQLALITVRSDVNPGEVYLFDRSAQTLEKLYDAWSAVPREPLATMQAIRYTARDGLEIPAYLTLPRGLPPENLPVVVLPHGGPWGRDFWGYSILAQFLANRGYGVLQPNFRGSAGYGKAFLNAGNEQWGTGGMQHDITDGVQSLIDQGIADPERVGIVGFSYGGYAALAGLAFTPDLYAAGVSIAGPSNIVTLLEADPPYWVSQRVISALRVGDINDPRDRARLEAQSPLFFADQIQAPLMVIQGANDPRVKQAESDQIVVALRDLGRSVDYLLALDEGHGFVQENNILASIAALEHFLAEHLGGRYQAEMSPEVEAQLEVLTVDINTVTVSASDEPDLSASYEPEIVEIAPVIYDRYVGTYQLLPEIQVDIRVEGDQLIAQITDQAAFTLYPTSETEFLAQSDDITVHFDVSAEGTVNGFTLYQAGQARFASKLD, encoded by the coding sequence ATGCATTGGATCGGCATTGAGGGGGGAGACATCCCGCTGCCACTAAAGGCAGACGCTATGGCAGTTGAGGATCGGAGTCATCATGCGGTTCTTCCCCCTCTCATCGACCGGGCGCAATTCTTTGCGGATCCTGACATTGAAGGCGCTCAGCTTTCCCCCGATGGCCAGTTCCTGGCGTTTCAAAGACCCCTCGACGGGGTCATGAATGTTTGGGTTAAGGGTATCAATGACCCTATAGATGCGGCTCGGCCTGTGACGACTTCAGCAGACCGCCCAATTTGGATCTACTTTTGGAGCGCAGATGGTCGTTATATTCTCTACGCGCAGGACAACGGAGGCAATGAAAACTTCCATCTCTATGCGGTGGAGCCTGGGGCATTGGATGAAGCACCAGCTCGTAATTTGACCCCGATAGACGGTGTGACGGTTCAGATCTACGCGATTCCTAAACAGACACCCCATGAAATTATTGTGGGCCTTAACGATCGCGATCCCCGCTTTCACGATGTCTATCGTTTAAATCTCACGACGGGGGAGCGCACGCTGATCCTCAAAAATGATGAGAATGTCGGCGGCTGGCTCACTGACCTAGAAGGGACGGTGCGCTTAGCCTCGCGGGTGACGCAAGCGCGGGGCAATGAGATTTTGGCGGTGGAAGACGGCGAGTTCACCCCAGTCTATACCTGCCGGATTGAAGAGATTTGCGCGCCCCTTCGCTTTCACCCAGATGGCCAACAGGTCTATGTGCAAACCAATCGGGATGCCGATCGGGTGCAGCTAGAATTGCTCAATCTCGACACTCAACAGAGTCAGCTCGTAGAAACGGATCCTGAAAGCCAGGTGGATTTTGGAGGCGCGGTGTTTTCAGAAGTCACCGACGAGTTGCTTGCCACCTACTATATGGGCGATCGCCGCCGGACTTATCCCAAAAATGAAGCATTAGCCACCGATTTAGCTTTTCTGCGTCAGCAGTTCCCCGGCTTTGAAATTTCCCTCGATGCCCTCACCCAGGATGATCAATTAGCCCTTATCACTGTTCGCAGTGATGTGAATCCGGGGGAGGTCTACCTGTTCGATCGCAGCGCTCAGACCCTAGAAAAACTCTACGATGCTTGGTCAGCGGTGCCGCGCGAACCCTTGGCGACCATGCAGGCGATTCGCTACACGGCCCGCGATGGTCTGGAAATTCCAGCTTATCTGACCCTGCCCCGAGGGCTGCCCCCGGAGAACTTACCCGTGGTGGTGTTGCCCCATGGCGGACCTTGGGGTCGAGATTTTTGGGGATACAGCATTCTGGCTCAGTTTTTGGCGAATCGAGGCTATGGAGTCTTGCAGCCCAACTTTCGGGGCTCTGCTGGCTATGGCAAAGCATTTCTCAATGCCGGTAATGAACAGTGGGGCACGGGGGGTATGCAGCACGACATTACCGATGGAGTGCAGTCCCTGATTGACCAGGGCATTGCGGATCCAGAGCGAGTTGGGATTGTCGGGTTTTCCTATGGGGGCTATGCTGCGCTGGCGGGCTTAGCGTTTACCCCTGATCTGTATGCCGCAGGGGTTTCGATCGCAGGTCCCTCTAACATCGTCACCTTGCTGGAGGCGGATCCGCCCTATTGGGTGTCTCAACGGGTCATCTCAGCGTTGCGCGTCGGGGATATCAATGACCCCCGCGATCGCGCCCGTCTAGAAGCTCAATCGCCCCTGTTTTTTGCTGATCAAATTCAGGCGCCTTTAATGGTGATCCAAGGGGCAAACGACCCCCGCGTTAAGCAGGCAGAGTCAGATCAGATTGTAGTAGCGCTGCGGGATCTGGGGCGATCTGTGGACTATCTGCTAGCACTTGATGAGGGCCACGGCTTTGTTCAGGAGAACAACATACTGGCCAGCATTGCTGCATTGGAGCATTTTCTGGCCGAGCATTTGGGAGGGCGCTATCAAGCAGAGATGTCCCCAGAAGTTGAGGCCCAGCTAGAAGTGTTGACAGTGGATATTAATACGGTGACGGTGAGTGCTTCGGATGAGCCTGATCTGAGCGCATCTTACGAGCCAGAGATTGTTGAGATTGCCCCAGTCATTTATGACCGCTATGTCGGGACGTACCAGCTATTGCCGGAAATACAGGTAGATATTCGGGTGGAGGGGGATCAGCTGATTGCTCAGATCACTGACCAAGCGGCGTTTACCCTATATCCCACTTCAGAGACGGAATTCTTGGCTCAGAGTGATGACATCACTGTGCACTTTGATGTCTCCGCAGAAGGGACTGTGAATGGCTTCACCCTTTACCAGGCAGGCCAGGCACGCTTTGCCTCTAAGTTGGATTAG
- a CDS encoding prolyl oligopeptidase family serine peptidase, with protein MKRFQLGTGLFVLSFNVMGFGFGRLPLPPVIPGAIAAEDSNYQDTLPPLIDRELFFGDPEIAGAQLSPDGQFLAFQKPLDGVMNVWVKGIDEPMEAARPVTADTESPILIYVWSADGRYILYGQDKGGDENYHLYAVEPESLGETTLPARNLTPIDGVTVQIYAVPEQTPNEIIIGLNDRDPRFHDVYRLDLTTGERTLVIQNDENIAAWVTDLEGSVRLAYRQTLEGGNETLAVENGALTPLYTCQIEETCRPIRFHHDGEQVYLITNRDGDLVQLELLDLETQESQLVEADPENQVDFGDALFSAATDELIATSYVGDRVRVYPQTDEFAADLAFLQQQFPEDELSLASLTQDDQLALIGVQSDVNPGAMYLFDRSAQTLEKLYDYRPDLPNDSLAEMQPVRYTARDGLEIPAYLTLPPGVPPENLPVVMLPHGGPWARDVWGYNGFAQFLANRGYAVLQPNFRGSAGYGKAFLNAGNREWGTGVMQHDITDGVQYLIDEGIADPERIGIFGGSYGGYATLAGLAFTPDIYAAGVSFVGPSNLITFLNSIPPYWATLRSTLTVRLGDPDDPSDLERLEAQSPLFFADQIQAPLMVIHGANDPRVKQAESDQIVVEMRDLGRPVEYLVAPDEGHGFTKEENLLASMAALERFFAEHLGGRYQAEMSPEIQAQLEALTVDIDTVAVNLSEAPEIVALDPTIYSRYVGTYQLLPELQVDIRVEDDQLIAQATDQAAFTLYPTSETEFSAQIDDITVHFDVSAEGTVNGFTLYQAGQELFAPKVD; from the coding sequence ATGAAGCGATTTCAATTAGGAACAGGACTGTTCGTATTATCGTTTAACGTCATGGGATTTGGATTTGGCAGACTACCGCTACCGCCTGTAATTCCAGGGGCGATCGCGGCTGAAGATTCCAATTATCAGGACACCCTGCCGCCCCTAATTGATCGAGAGCTTTTTTTTGGTGATCCAGAGATTGCCGGTGCCCAACTTTCCCCAGACGGTCAGTTTCTAGCGTTTCAGAAACCCCTAGACGGGGTCATGAATGTTTGGGTGAAGGGCATCGACGAACCGATGGAAGCGGCGCGCCCCGTCACAGCTGACACCGAAAGCCCAATCCTGATCTACGTTTGGAGTGCGGATGGTCGCTACATCCTCTACGGTCAGGACAAAGGCGGCGATGAGAATTACCATCTCTATGCGGTTGAACCGGAGTCGCTAGGCGAGACCACCCTGCCCGCTCGTAATTTGACGCCGATAGACGGGGTGACTGTTCAGATTTACGCGGTTCCCGAGCAAACTCCCAACGAAATCATCATTGGTCTCAACGATCGCGATCCTCGCTTTCATGATGTCTATCGGCTAGATCTCACCACGGGCGAACGCACCCTGGTGATCCAGAATGATGAAAATATCGCGGCCTGGGTAACGGATTTAGAAGGCTCTGTACGCCTGGCCTATCGCCAGACCCTAGAGGGGGGGAACGAGACGCTAGCTGTTGAAAATGGAGCATTGACGCCCCTCTATACCTGCCAAATTGAAGAAACCTGTCGCCCCATTCGTTTCCATCATGATGGTGAGCAGGTCTATCTCATTACCAATCGAGATGGTGATTTGGTCCAGCTAGAACTGCTAGATCTGGAGACTCAAGAAAGCCAACTGGTAGAAGCCGATCCGGAAAATCAGGTGGATTTTGGAGATGCGCTGTTTTCAGCAGCGACCGATGAGCTAATCGCGACCTCCTATGTGGGCGATCGCGTCCGCGTTTACCCCCAAACCGACGAATTTGCGGCTGATCTGGCCTTTCTTCAGCAACAATTTCCGGAGGATGAATTATCCCTTGCCTCGCTGACGCAGGATGATCAGCTAGCGCTGATTGGCGTTCAAAGTGATGTGAACCCAGGTGCGATGTATCTGTTTGATCGCAGCGCCCAAACCCTCGAAAAACTCTACGATTACCGGCCAGACCTGCCGAACGACTCCCTGGCAGAGATGCAACCCGTTCGCTATACGGCCCGTGACGGCCTAGAAATTCCGGCTTACCTCACGCTGCCCCCAGGTGTTCCTCCAGAAAACTTGCCTGTCGTCATGTTGCCCCATGGGGGGCCTTGGGCTCGAGATGTCTGGGGCTATAACGGCTTCGCCCAGTTTCTCGCCAATCGTGGCTACGCTGTCCTACAGCCGAATTTTCGGGGCTCTGCTGGCTACGGAAAAGCCTTTCTCAACGCCGGTAACCGAGAGTGGGGCACAGGGGTGATGCAGCACGATATCACCGATGGCGTCCAATATCTCATTGATGAGGGCATTGCTGATCCAGAGCGCATTGGTATTTTTGGTGGCTCCTACGGGGGCTATGCCACTTTAGCCGGGTTAGCGTTTACCCCTGATATCTATGCCGCTGGCGTTTCCTTTGTTGGCCCTTCCAACCTGATTACGTTTTTGAATTCGATTCCACCCTACTGGGCGACGTTGAGATCGACCTTGACTGTGCGCCTGGGTGATCCGGATGACCCGAGCGATCTCGAACGTCTAGAAGCCCAATCGCCCCTGTTTTTTGCTGATCAAATTCAGGCCCCTCTGATGGTGATTCACGGTGCCAACGATCCGCGCGTTAAGCAGGCCGAGTCAGACCAAATTGTGGTTGAAATGCGAGATCTGGGGCGCCCTGTGGAATATCTCGTGGCCCCGGACGAAGGTCACGGCTTTACGAAAGAGGAAAACCTGCTCGCCAGCATGGCCGCCTTGGAGCGCTTCTTTGCCGAGCATTTAGGAGGGCGCTACCAAGCGGAAATGTCTCCAGAAATTCAGGCTCAGCTGGAGGCATTGACTGTGGATATTGACACGGTCGCGGTGAACCTATCGGAAGCGCCAGAAATTGTCGCGCTGGATCCGACCATTTACAGCCGCTATGTGGGAACCTATCAGCTCTTGCCGGAACTGCAGGTCGATATTCGGGTGGAAGATGATCAGCTGATTGCCCAAGCCACCGACCAAGCGGCGTTTACCCTATATCCCACCTCGGAGACCGAGTTCTCGGCTCAGATTGATGACATCACCGTCCACTTTGATGTCTCAGCGGAGGGCACGGTTAACGGTTTCACCCTGTATCAGGCAGGTCAGGAACTCTTTGCGCCCAAGGTGGATTAG